In Agrobacterium tumefaciens, a single genomic region encodes these proteins:
- a CDS encoding AAA family ATPase has product MSYRSISRPNSPPHLAIAVARCGARRALRPFLRRKNLAFIAVLIAPENTADYYRRAVSSLIEDPANADEYGNDPAVAFTVGESTIDARSFYSRIRYARQVVIITEKREYPPADFLAGADLVADIANPTTEHFIAAAREAKVPGMTEAHAEFLSTKTFDAILVSVRSTRPIMSSVRQMKRMEAKPVEPTPTPKVSPSVGLEDMHGYGKAKDWGIQLAEDLNAWRAGEIKWEDVDRGALLYGPPGCGKTSYAKALATTCSVELVVASAARWQSKGHLGDLLGAMRAAFTEATKKAPSVLFIDEFDSFGDRDSPTSDDHHRDYRRQVINGLLECLDPSEGREGVVVIGATNNPDGIDPALLRSGRLETMIEIPLPDAAARVEILRHHLKGYKIDGDLGKVVAATRSWSGADIEKLARDVRRLARRRQSAITESLLLEVMPKRYVMTANELRHAAVHEAGHAIVGLLLGCDVLVGVRIERDVPVGGARQSAGRASFEPADGIIRTSAHYDDRIAMLLGGIAAETVVFGFHADGAGGAPASDLALATDVATRAERHYGLGATLSVELGHGSHPLESIRKRDPELRRLVEYRLRKQFDRAVGMLAERRAELDGLVDVLVGKGHVTGDEVRAMLSRAPRDTTSVAR; this is encoded by the coding sequence ATGTCCTACAGATCAATCAGTCGGCCGAATTCGCCGCCGCATCTTGCTATCGCAGTTGCAAGATGCGGGGCCCGTCGTGCCCTTCGGCCTTTCCTACGCCGTAAAAACCTGGCTTTTATCGCTGTTCTCATCGCCCCCGAGAACACGGCTGACTATTATCGCCGGGCGGTGTCGAGCCTCATCGAGGACCCCGCGAATGCGGATGAATATGGCAACGATCCTGCCGTAGCATTCACTGTCGGCGAGTCCACCATTGACGCGCGCTCGTTTTATAGCCGGATCAGGTACGCGCGCCAGGTGGTAATCATCACCGAGAAGCGAGAATACCCGCCTGCGGATTTCCTCGCGGGAGCCGATCTGGTCGCCGACATTGCCAACCCGACGACCGAACATTTCATCGCTGCGGCCCGGGAGGCGAAGGTCCCCGGCATGACCGAGGCGCATGCTGAATTCCTGTCGACGAAAACGTTTGATGCGATCCTGGTGTCGGTCAGGTCCACGCGACCGATTATGAGTTCGGTACGCCAGATGAAGCGAATGGAGGCTAAACCCGTCGAACCGACGCCGACGCCGAAGGTATCGCCCTCGGTTGGGCTCGAAGACATGCATGGTTATGGGAAGGCCAAGGATTGGGGCATTCAACTGGCCGAGGACCTCAACGCATGGCGGGCGGGGGAGATCAAGTGGGAAGACGTTGATCGCGGGGCGTTGCTCTACGGCCCGCCGGGATGCGGCAAAACCTCTTATGCCAAAGCCTTGGCGACGACATGCAGTGTAGAGTTGGTAGTCGCTTCCGCAGCGAGGTGGCAGTCGAAAGGCCATCTCGGCGATTTGCTGGGCGCGATGAGGGCGGCCTTCACCGAAGCCACCAAGAAGGCACCCAGTGTACTTTTTATCGATGAGTTCGACTCCTTCGGTGACCGCGATAGCCCCACCTCCGACGACCATCATCGCGACTACCGCCGTCAGGTCATCAATGGCCTACTGGAATGCCTGGACCCATCCGAGGGGCGTGAAGGTGTGGTTGTCATTGGGGCGACGAACAATCCCGACGGCATCGACCCCGCCCTCCTCAGATCGGGGCGGCTTGAAACCATGATCGAAATTCCACTCCCGGACGCGGCTGCGAGAGTGGAAATCCTGCGCCACCACCTGAAAGGCTATAAGATCGACGGCGACCTGGGAAAGGTCGTTGCAGCGACCCGGTCGTGGTCTGGTGCCGACATCGAAAAGCTCGCCCGTGATGTTCGGCGTCTCGCACGGCGACGCCAGAGCGCCATCACCGAGAGCCTGCTCCTGGAAGTCATGCCGAAGCGATACGTCATGACGGCGAACGAACTTCGCCACGCTGCCGTTCACGAGGCCGGACACGCCATCGTCGGATTACTGCTTGGTTGCGACGTGCTGGTCGGGGTCCGTATCGAGCGCGACGTTCCCGTTGGCGGTGCGCGGCAGAGTGCCGGTCGCGCCAGTTTCGAACCTGCCGATGGCATTATCAGGACGTCAGCGCATTACGACGACAGGATCGCGATGCTTCTTGGCGGCATCGCGGCGGAGACCGTAGTGTTTGGTTTCCATGCCGATGGCGCGGGTGGTGCCCCTGCTTCGGACCTTGCTCTTGCCACCGACGTAGCCACGCGGGCGGAACGGCACTATGGCCTTGGCGCGACGCTGTCGGTGGAACTTGGTCACGGCAGCCATCCGCTGGAGAGCATCCGCAAACGTGACCCCGAGCTTCGGCGTTTGGTCGAATACCGCCTTCGGAAGCAGTTCGACCGTGCCGTCGGCATGCTGGCCGAAAGGCGTGCCGAACTCGATGGCTTGGTGGATGTGCTTGTAGGGAAGGGACACGTCACCGGCGACGAGGTTCGCGCGATGTTGTCGAGAGCTCCGAGAGATACCACATCCGTCGCCCGTTGA
- a CDS encoding reverse transcriptase domain-containing protein — protein MPHPLRVFGGVSFRVHIPMEMTDLTTFLGHLCLSEGELRKIWWFRGRMYKDFPVPSKSGKPRIISAPDRRLKMLQRTIAPLLDQIYAPRHPVHGFVTDRSVRTNATSHLKSKFVVNLDVERFFPSISENRVAGLLKAVGVDESVALVVARLCTNQGVLPQGAPTSPVLSNMVCFKLDKELQTIAKAAHCIYTRYADDITFSSYQPPGGLFAEGVPLTGNFAPDLLSPRLIEAFTNNGFKLNPSKSHYGDKHSRRIVTGLKINSGLNVDRRFVRNIRSTLYSIETLGADAAQKKFEVEYGGKCRLSQYLKGKISWLGSVKGQSDPIFRAIAARFNSSFPTQPIKVSPTRAQIKSRAVWVIEHFEGKFAQGSAFFLKDVGLVTAAHCIEEALGQEIDVYHPSKPSNVFKARVRQHHTVRDLAILDHAIPAHEFFELEMATRAPSLGDALTAAGYPGYGPGDSLNVRSGHISSFAVKSAVPLIEVTQKLTQGMSGGPVLDEDDRVAGVIHKGGPEEGRDFAVHIDALTAWLDGR, from the coding sequence GTGCCACACCCCTTACGCGTTTTTGGCGGCGTCAGCTTCCGTGTCCACATCCCGATGGAGATGACGGACCTCACCACCTTTCTCGGCCACCTTTGCCTCTCCGAGGGAGAGCTGCGCAAGATTTGGTGGTTCCGTGGGCGGATGTACAAAGACTTCCCGGTTCCTTCGAAATCCGGGAAGCCCAGAATTATCAGCGCCCCTGATCGGCGGCTGAAAATGCTGCAGAGGACGATCGCGCCACTTCTCGATCAAATCTATGCGCCCAGACATCCAGTCCATGGATTTGTCACCGATCGATCGGTCAGGACTAATGCGACCTCACACCTGAAAAGCAAGTTCGTCGTAAATTTGGATGTCGAACGCTTCTTTCCGTCCATTTCCGAAAATCGTGTTGCGGGTCTTCTCAAAGCCGTCGGGGTCGACGAGTCCGTCGCTCTCGTGGTTGCCCGTCTGTGCACCAACCAAGGGGTCCTTCCGCAAGGCGCGCCGACCAGCCCGGTTTTGTCGAACATGGTGTGCTTCAAACTCGACAAGGAACTTCAGACGATTGCCAAGGCGGCACACTGCATTTACACGCGCTATGCCGACGACATCACTTTCTCGAGCTATCAGCCGCCTGGAGGCCTGTTCGCTGAAGGCGTTCCACTTACAGGTAATTTTGCCCCGGACCTGCTCTCGCCGAGGCTGATCGAGGCGTTCACGAACAACGGGTTCAAGCTCAACCCGAGCAAGTCGCACTACGGCGACAAGCACAGCCGCCGTATCGTGACCGGGCTCAAAATCAATTCCGGTTTGAACGTCGACAGGCGTTTTGTCCGGAACATCAGAAGCACTCTGTATTCGATCGAGACCTTGGGCGCAGATGCCGCGCAGAAGAAATTCGAAGTCGAATACGGAGGGAAGTGCCGCCTTAGCCAATACCTGAAAGGTAAGATTTCATGGCTTGGAAGCGTAAAGGGGCAATCTGACCCAATCTTTCGTGCGATCGCTGCCCGCTTTAATTCCTCGTTCCCGACGCAGCCCATCAAGGTTTCGCCGACACGCGCGCAAATCAAGAGCCGGGCCGTATGGGTCATCGAACACTTCGAGGGCAAATTTGCTCAGGGAAGTGCTTTCTTCTTGAAAGACGTGGGTTTGGTTACCGCCGCTCACTGTATTGAGGAAGCGCTTGGGCAAGAGATAGATGTCTATCATCCCTCGAAGCCATCGAACGTTTTCAAGGCACGGGTCAGACAGCATCATACCGTCCGCGACCTCGCGATCTTGGACCATGCAATTCCTGCTCATGAATTCTTTGAGCTCGAAATGGCGACTAGAGCGCCGTCACTCGGAGACGCGCTGACGGCGGCCGGATATCCCGGTTATGGACCCGGAGACAGTTTGAATGTTCGGTCAGGCCACATCAGCAGCTTCGCGGTAAAGAGCGCGGTTCCGCTAATCGAGGTCACGCAAAAGCTAACCCAAGGGATGTCAGGAGGGCCAGTTCTTGATGAAGACGACAGGGTAGCTGGTGTCATTCACAAGGGCGGACCCGAAGAAGGCAGGGACTTCGCAGTCCATATAGATGCTTTGACAGCCTGGCTCGATGGGCGCTAA
- a CDS encoding IS3 family transposase (programmed frameshift), translating to MSNEYRHVELLTGDVRRRRWTTEQKLTIIEQSFEPGETVSSTARRHGVAPNLLYRWRRLLSEGGAAAVDSDEPVVGNSEVKKLEDRVRELERMLGRKTMEVEILREALSKADFKKTDIAADLVAEGRFAMKAVADTLGVSRSNLIERLKGKSKPRGAYHKAEDAELLPAIRRLVDQRPTYGYRRIAALLNRERRAADKPVVNAKRVHRIMGNHAMLLEKHTAVRKGRIHDGKVMVMRSNLRWCSDGLEFTCWNGEVIRLAFIIDAFDREIIAWTAVANAGISGSDVRDMMLEAVEKRFNGTRAPHPIEHLSDNGSAYTARDTKLFAQALNLTPCFTPVASPQSNGMSEAFVKTLKRDYVRISALPDAETALRLIDGWIEDYNEIHPHSALKMASPRQFIRAKSI from the exons ATGTCTAACGAGTATCGACACGTTGAATTGCTGACGGGTGATGTTCGCCGCAGGCGGTGGACAACCGAGCAAAAGCTGACAATCATTGAGCAGAGTTTCGAACCCGGCGAGACGGTATCTTCGACCGCTCGCCGTCATGGCGTCGCGCCCAATTTGCTTTATCGGTGGCGCAGGCTCTTGAGCGAGGGAGGTGCTGCAGCCGTGGATTCTGACGAGCCGGTTGTCGGGAATTCGGAAGTGAAGAAACTGGAGGATCGCGTCCGGGAGTTGGAGCGCATGCTCGGTCGCAAGACGATGGAGGTCGAAATCCTCCGCGAAGCCCTTTCCAAAGCGGACT TCAAAAAAACGGATATCGCGGCCGATCTTGTTGCCGAAGGACGGTTCGCGATGAAGGCCGTCGCAGACACGCTAGGCGTCTCCCGTTCCAACCTCATCGAGCGGCTGAAAGGCAAATCAAAGCCGCGCGGAGCCTACCACAAGGCCGAGGATGCGGAGCTTCTGCCCGCCATTCGCAGGCTGGTGGATCAAAGGCCGACCTACGGCTATCGGCGGATCGCCGCGCTCCTCAATCGCGAAAGGCGAGCCGCCGATAAGCCTGTCGTCAACGCCAAACGGGTTCACCGCATCATGGGCAACCACGCCATGTTGCTGGAGAAGCATACGGCCGTTCGCAAGGGCCGCATCCATGACGGCAAGGTCATGGTCATGCGCTCAAACCTGCGCTGGTGCTCCGACGGTCTGGAGTTCACTTGCTGGAATGGTGAGGTCATTCGTCTCGCCTTCATTATCGACGCCTTCGACCGCGAGATCATTGCCTGGACGGCAGTTGCCAATGCGGGCATCTCCGGCTCGGACGTGCGCGATATGATGCTGGAGGCGGTCGAGAAACGCTTCAACGGAACCAGAGCCCCACATCCAATCGAACATCTGTCGGACAATGGGTCGGCTTACACCGCGAGGGATACGAAGCTGTTCGCCCAGGCGCTCAACCTGACGCCCTGCTTCACGCCGGTGGCCAGTCCGCAGTCGAACGGAATGTCAGAAGCTTTCGTCAAAACCCTGAAGCGAGATTACGTCCGCATCTCGGCACTACCGGACGCCGAAACGGCGCTCCGTCTCATCGACGGATGGATCGAGGACTACAATGAAATCCATCCCCATTCCGCTCTCAAGATGGCTTCCCCTCGGCAGTTCATCAGGGCTAAATCAATCTAG